DNA from Borreliella garinii:
TTAAAATTATATGATTTTGGTGCTCAAGAGATAAAAACTGTTAAGGATCTTTATGCATTATTGAATATTCAATATGTAGACTCTAATAATATTGAAGATGATCCTAAAGAGTGTTGTAATTGTAAAGATGTGTCTGATGTTCTTATTGGAGAACTTTTAAAAGAGATATATAAATAGGGGGGTAATATGGGCTTTAAAGGAACCACAGTTATTGCAATAAAGAAAAATGGTAAGACTGTGGTGGCAGCAGATGGACAAGTAACTTTTGGACATACTGTTTTAAAGAGTAATGCTATTAAAATAAGAAAATTGCTTAATGGGAAAATTTTGGCAGGATTTGCAGGTTCGACATCCGATGCAATTACTCTTTTTGAAAAATTTGAAGAAAAAATCAAGGCAAAAGGTGATGGTTTGATTGATATTAAAAGGGCGGCTGTTGACCTTGCAAAAGATTGGCGTTCTGACAAAATACTTCATAAGCTTGAGGCTATGATGCTTGTTGCTGATTCTAAGAATATTCTTTTGATTTCTGGCACCGGTGATGTTGTTGAACCGGAAGAGGATGTTATTTCAATTGGTAGTGGTGGTAATTATGCATACTCAGCAGCTCTTGCTTATATGGAGAATAAAAAATTAAGTGCTTTTGAGGTTGCACTTAGATCTTTAAAAATAGCAGCAAGGGTATGTATATATACTAATTCTAACATTGTACTTGAGGAGATTGAAAATGAATAAATTAGAAGAGCATTATATAGTTCCCAAAGATGTAGTTGCAGAACTTGATAAGTACATAATAGGTCAAGATGAAGCTAAAAAATTAGTATCAATTGCTCTTGTTAATAGATATATAAGGTCTAGACTTCCAAAAGAAATAAAAGATGAGGTAATGCCTAAAAATATTATTATGATTGGATCAACTGGCATTGGAAAGACTGAGATTGCAAGAAGACTTTCTAAGTTGATTAAAGCTCCTTTTATTAAAGTTGAAGCTACAAAATATACTGAGGTTGGATATGTTGGTCGCGATGTTGAATCTATGGTTAGAGATTTGATGGGCATTGCAGTTAATATGGTAAAAGAAGAGATGTATAACACTGTAAGAGATGATGCTTTACTAAAAACAGAAGAGAGAATAGTTGAAAGTCTTTTTAAAGGATCTGGCAATTCTGAGAATGTAGATCCAAATGAAATAAAGGCGGAGGAAAAGGTAAAAGAGAAGCTTAGAAAAAAGCTTAGAGCAGGTGAGCTTGATAATACTATTATTGAAATACAAATTTCTAGTAAAATGCCATTTTCTACAATAGAAATATTTACAGGTGGTAATTTTGAAGAGATTGATATGGGAATTGGTGGTTTGTTAGGCAATATATTTGATAGAAAAAAGAAAAGAGAATTGAAAATTAAAAAGGCAAAGGAAATAATTTTAGCAGAAGAGCTTGAAAAATTGGTCGATCACGAAAATATTTCAGATATTGCAAAATCTAAAGTTGAAAATATGGGAATTATTTTTATTGACGAGATTGATAAAATAGCTGCTAAGAATAGGAGTGGCAATGATGTATCTAGAGAAGGTGTTCAAAGAGATATTTTACCAATTATTGAAGGCTCTAAAGTTAATACAAAATATGGCATAGTTGATACTTCTCATATTTTATTTATTGCAGCAGGAGCATTTAATTTGGCTAAACCTTCTGATTTAATACCCGAGCTTCAAGGGAGATTTCCTATTAAGGTTGAGCTTAAGAGCCTAAGCATAGATGATTTGAAAAAAATTTTAAAACAAACAAAAAATTCTCTAATAAAGCAATATGTTGCGATGTTTAAGGTTTATAATTTAGATTTAAAGTTTAGTGAAGAGGCCATAGATAGAATTGCTGAGCTTACTTTTAATATGAATCTTGAGAATGAAGATCTTGGTGCCAGAAGACTTCACGGCGTTATGGAAAGAGTGCTTGCAGATCTTTTTTTTGAGGTACCTGGTAGTAAGTTAAAAAAATTTGAAATAAACTTGGACTATGTTAATAAAAAAATACAAATTAACGAACAAAAAGATTTAAATTATTATATAATTTAGTTAAAAGCAATTTTAAACAGAGGGGGGTTTCAATTTGAATGATTTTGAAAGATCTATAGATTTTTCACATAGGTATTTAGATGTTCTAAGTTTAAGACAAAGTGTTATTTCTGACAATATAGCAAATGTAGATACTCCAAATTTTAAAAGAAGTAGAATTTCTTTTGAGTCAGAGCTTGAAAAGGCTTTTTCAAATAAAGGTAAAAATGATCTAAGCCTAATTAAGTCTAGTGATAAGCATTTGTCTGGTCTTAAAAATCCAGAGTATTCAGATGTCAAGCCCCACAGAGTTCTTGATCATTTTTCAACTATGAATAATAATGGCAACAATGTTGATATTGATTCTGAGATTAAGGCACTTGTACAAAATCAAATGATGTATCATCTTATGACTAATGTTCAGGCGCATTATTTTAAAAGTATAAATATTGTATTAAAATAAATTAATATCTTAAGGAATGTAAAATGGGATTGTTTTCAAGCATTAATGTAGCTTCAACGGGATTAACAGCACAAAGGTTGAGGATTGATGTTATTTCTAATAACATTGCAAATGTTTCTACTTCTAGAACTCCTGATGGTGGACCTTATAGAAGGCAAAGGATTATTTTTGCTCCAAGGGTTAGTAATCCTTATTGGAAAGGTCCTTTTATTCCAGATTATCTTGATAATGGTATTGGGCAAGGAGTTCGGGTTGCCAGCATTGAAAAAGATAAGTCTCCATTAAAGTTAAAATATGATCCAACTCATCCCGATTCAATAAGTTTTGGGGATAAAAAAGGCTATGTGGAGCTTCCTAATGTTAATTTAGTTGAAGAAATGGTAGATATGATTTCAGCTTCTCGTGCTTATGAGGCAAATTCTACTGTTATTAATAGTAGCAAGTCTATGTTTAGAAGTGCGTTAGCTATACTTCAAAACTAAAGGAGAGATCATTGGTGAGAATAGATGCTTTTTTTACAGAGAATAATATTAATTTGATTAAGAAAAGTTCTTTGCATTTTGACGTGAATCTTTTTAATTCTAAAAGCAGTACCAAAAACAATGATGCTAAAACATTTAAGGATGTTTTAATAAATACGATTACTGATATCAACAAAAGCCAATTAAATGTTTCTAAAGTTATGGAACAAGCTGTTCTTAGGCCTAGTAGTGTTGATGTTCATGATTTTGCAATAGCGCTATCTAAGGCTAATATGAATTTAAGTATTTTAAAGGCTGTTGTTGAGAGAGGCATAAAGGCTTATCAAGATATAATTAATATTCGTTAAGGAGCCATAAGATTTTGAGCAATTTTTTTACTAATTTTTTTGTTTCAGCAAAAGGAATCTTCAAAAAAGCTAGTACGGTTCAGAAAATAGCCTTAGGATTGATTATTTTTTTTGTAATTCTTGCGTTTGTTTTTTTAATAGGCTTTTCTACTAAAAGTCAAAGCATTGCTCTTTTTGGAGTTGAGATTAAAGATCAATATCTCTTAGATAGGATATCGCAAAGACTTGACAGAGAAAATGTTAAGTATTTTTTGAGTTCTGATGGAAGAATTTATTTGGATGACGAAAAGCTTGCAAAAAAAATGAGAGCAATTCTTGTCAGAGAAGAGCTTGTGCCTGTTCATATGGATCCATGGGCCTTGTTTGATATTGATAGGTGGACCATTACTGATTTTGAAAGAAGTATTAACCTTAGAAGATCTATTACAAGAGCAGTTGAGCAGCATATTGTAGCTTTAGATGATGTTGATGCTGTTAGCGTAAATCTTGTTATGCCTGAGAAAGCTCTTTTTAAAGAAGCTCAAGAGCCCGTTAAGGCATCTGTTAGGATTACCCCAAGACCCGGTTCTGATATTATTACCAATAGAAAAAAAGTTGAAGGACTTGTTAAGCTTATTCAGTATGCCATTGAAGGTCTTGAATCTGACAATATTGCTATTGTTGATAATAGTGGGACTATTTTAAATGATTTTTCTAATTTAGATGGAATAGATAGAATAGACTTAGCAGAAAAAGAACGTAAATTAAAGCTTAAATATGAAGCTATGCTTAGAGGAGAAATCGACTCTGCATTAAGTAAGGTTTTATCTATTGATAGGTTTATGATAGCAAGGGTAAATGTAAAACTTGACACTTCAAAAGAAACTACAGAGTCTAAAGAGTATGCTCCTATTGAGCTTCAATCCCAAGACCCAAAAGCTTCTTATAATACTAGAAAAGTAAGCGATTCGACTATCATATCTTCTCAGACGCAAAAAAAAGAATATCAGGGGCAAGGATATAGTCCTTGGGGGCCTCCTGGGCAGGAAGGCAATACTCCTCCTGAATATCAAGATTTAAGCGATATTACCGGTAAATATAATGAGTCTCAAGAGATCAAAAATGTTGCTTTAAATGAAAAAAAATCTACAAGCGAAAAAGAGCCTGCTAGGATTGTGGGTGTTTCTCTTGGTATTTTCGTGGATGGTATTTGGAATTTTGTGTATGACGAGAAGGGAGATTTCGTAATAGAAAATGGAATGAGAAAAAGAGAATATAAGCCTATGGCCTTAGAAGAAATAAAAAATATTGAAGATGTTTTGCAAAGTTCTTTTGAATATAAGCCAGAAAGGGGCGATTCAATAACGGTTAGAAATATATCTTTTGATCGTATGAATGAATTTAGAAAAATAGATGAAAATTATTTTGCAAGTGAAAGGTTTAAATATTTTTTATTTATTGCAAGCGTGATGTTTTCACTATTAATTTTAGCATTTACAATATTTTTTGCTATTTCTAGAGAACTTGAGAGACGAAGACGTCTTAGAGAAGAGGAATTGGCAAAACAAGCACATTTAAGACGCCAACAAGCCTTAATGGATGGTGGTGACGATATTGGTGTTGATGATGTTGTTGGTGGGATTAGAGAAGGTGATGAGCTTCAAAACAATGCTGAGCTTTTAGCCAGAGAAAAGCCAGAAGATGTTGCAAAGCTTATAAGAACATGGCTTTTGAAAAATGCGTAGAAGGTAGTAATTGATATGGAAGAAAAAAAAGAAAAGGAGATTCTTGATGTTTCTGCTTTAACAGGTAAGCAAAAGGCTGCTATTTTATTGGTTTCAATAGGTTCTGAAATCTCTTCTAAAGTGTTTAAGTATCTTTCTCAAGAAGAGATAGAGTCTTTGACATTTGAGATAGCAAAGCTTGAGACAATTACTTCTGAGCTTAAAGATAATGTTCTTTTAGAGTTTAAAGAATTAATGATGGCTCAAGAGTTTATTCAAAAAGGTGGAATTGATTATGCAAGAGAGCTTCTTGAAAAATCTCTTGGGACCCAAAAAGCAGTTGACATTATTAATAATTTGGGGTCTGCTTTACAGTCTAGACCTTTTGAATTTGTGAGAAGAGCAGATCCTGCAAATATTTTAAACTTTATTCAACAAGAACATCCTCAAACAATTGCCTTAATACTTTCATATCTTGATCCCCAAAAGGCATCTTTTATTCTTTCCAGTTTGCCTACAGAGGTGCAAACAAATGTTGCAAGGAGAATTGCATTAATGGATAGAACTTCTCCTGAAGTTGTAAGAGAGGTTGAGAGAGTTCTTGAAAAAAAACTGGCTTCTCTTTCTTCAGAAGATTACACATCAGCAGGAGGAGTTGACAATGTTGTTGAGATAATTAATATGGCTGATAGAAAGACCGAAAAGTTTATTATTGAATCTCTTGAAGAAGAAGATCCAGAGCTTGCAGAAGAAATTAAAAAGAAAATGTTTGTATTTGAGGATATAGTTTTGCTTGATGACAGATCTATACAAAGGGTTTTAAGAGAAATAGATGGTCAAGAGCTGGCAAAAGCTTTAAAATCTGTAGATATTCCTGTCCAAGAAAAAATTTTCAAAAACATGTCAAAAAGAGCAGCTTCAATGCTTAAGGAGGATATGGAATTTTTGGGACCTACTAGGCGAAAAGACGTTGAGGAATCCCAGCAAAAAATTGTTTCTCTTATTAGAAAGTTAGAAGAACAGG
Protein-coding regions in this window:
- the fliF gene encoding flagellar basal-body MS-ring/collar protein FliF; translation: MSNFFTNFFVSAKGIFKKASTVQKIALGLIIFFVILAFVFLIGFSTKSQSIALFGVEIKDQYLLDRISQRLDRENVKYFLSSDGRIYLDDEKLAKKMRAILVREELVPVHMDPWALFDIDRWTITDFERSINLRRSITRAVEQHIVALDDVDAVSVNLVMPEKALFKEAQEPVKASVRITPRPGSDIITNRKKVEGLVKLIQYAIEGLESDNIAIVDNSGTILNDFSNLDGIDRIDLAEKERKLKLKYEAMLRGEIDSALSKVLSIDRFMIARVNVKLDTSKETTESKEYAPIELQSQDPKASYNTRKVSDSTIISSQTQKKEYQGQGYSPWGPPGQEGNTPPEYQDLSDITGKYNESQEIKNVALNEKKSTSEKEPARIVGVSLGIFVDGIWNFVYDEKGDFVIENGMRKREYKPMALEEIKNIEDVLQSSFEYKPERGDSITVRNISFDRMNEFRKIDENYFASERFKYFLFIASVMFSLLILAFTIFFAISRELERRRRLREEELAKQAHLRRQQALMDGGDDIGVDDVVGGIREGDELQNNAELLAREKPEDVAKLIRTWLLKNA
- the hslU gene encoding HslU--HslV peptidase ATPase subunit; this encodes MNKLEEHYIVPKDVVAELDKYIIGQDEAKKLVSIALVNRYIRSRLPKEIKDEVMPKNIIMIGSTGIGKTEIARRLSKLIKAPFIKVEATKYTEVGYVGRDVESMVRDLMGIAVNMVKEEMYNTVRDDALLKTEERIVESLFKGSGNSENVDPNEIKAEEKVKEKLRKKLRAGELDNTIIEIQISSKMPFSTIEIFTGGNFEEIDMGIGGLLGNIFDRKKKRELKIKKAKEIILAEELEKLVDHENISDIAKSKVENMGIIFIDEIDKIAAKNRSGNDVSREGVQRDILPIIEGSKVNTKYGIVDTSHILFIAAGAFNLAKPSDLIPELQGRFPIKVELKSLSIDDLKKILKQTKNSLIKQYVAMFKVYNLDLKFSEEAIDRIAELTFNMNLENEDLGARRLHGVMERVLADLFFEVPGSKLKKFEINLDYVNKKIQINEQKDLNYYII
- the fliE gene encoding flagellar hook-basal body complex protein FliE, translated to MVRIDAFFTENNINLIKKSSLHFDVNLFNSKSSTKNNDAKTFKDVLINTITDINKSQLNVSKVMEQAVLRPSSVDVHDFAIALSKANMNLSILKAVVERGIKAYQDIINIR
- the hslV gene encoding ATP-dependent protease subunit HslV produces the protein MGFKGTTVIAIKKNGKTVVAADGQVTFGHTVLKSNAIKIRKLLNGKILAGFAGSTSDAITLFEKFEEKIKAKGDGLIDIKRAAVDLAKDWRSDKILHKLEAMMLVADSKNILLISGTGDVVEPEEDVISIGSGGNYAYSAALAYMENKKLSAFEVALRSLKIAARVCIYTNSNIVLEEIENE
- the flgC gene encoding flagellar basal body rod protein FlgC is translated as MGLFSSINVASTGLTAQRLRIDVISNNIANVSTSRTPDGGPYRRQRIIFAPRVSNPYWKGPFIPDYLDNGIGQGVRVASIEKDKSPLKLKYDPTHPDSISFGDKKGYVELPNVNLVEEMVDMISASRAYEANSTVINSSKSMFRSALAILQN
- the flgB gene encoding flagellar basal body rod protein FlgB; protein product: MNDFERSIDFSHRYLDVLSLRQSVISDNIANVDTPNFKRSRISFESELEKAFSNKGKNDLSLIKSSDKHLSGLKNPEYSDVKPHRVLDHFSTMNNNGNNVDIDSEIKALVQNQMMYHLMTNVQAHYFKSINIVLK
- the fliG gene encoding flagellar motor switch protein FliG, whose translation is MEEKKEKEILDVSALTGKQKAAILLVSIGSEISSKVFKYLSQEEIESLTFEIAKLETITSELKDNVLLEFKELMMAQEFIQKGGIDYARELLEKSLGTQKAVDIINNLGSALQSRPFEFVRRADPANILNFIQQEHPQTIALILSYLDPQKASFILSSLPTEVQTNVARRIALMDRTSPEVVREVERVLEKKLASLSSEDYTSAGGVDNVVEIINMADRKTEKFIIESLEEEDPELAEEIKKKMFVFEDIVLLDDRSIQRVLREIDGQELAKALKSVDIPVQEKIFKNMSKRAASMLKEDMEFLGPTRRKDVEESQQKIVSLIRKLEEQGEIVISRGGEEDVLV